Proteins found in one Neofelis nebulosa isolate mNeoNeb1 chromosome 3, mNeoNeb1.pri, whole genome shotgun sequence genomic segment:
- the ANXA5 gene encoding annexin A5, which yields MAQVKGTVTPFPGFDERADAETLRKAMKGLGTDEESILTLLTSRSNAQRQEIATAFKTLFGRDLLDDLKSELTGKFEKLIVALMKPSRLYDAYELKHALKGAGTNEKVLTEIIASRTPEELRAIKQVYEEEYGSSLEDDVVGDTSGYYQRMLVVLLQANRDPDARIDEAQVEQDAQALFQAGELKWGTDEEKFITIFGTRSVSHLRRVFDKYMTISGFQIEETIDRETSGNLEQLLLAVVKSIRSIPAYLAETLYYAMKGAGTDDHTLIRVVVSRSEIDLFNIRKEFRKNFATSLYSMIKGDTSGDYKKALLLLCGGEDD from the exons GTTAAGGGCACTGTGACTCCCTTCCCTGGATTTGATGAGCGGGCTGATGCAGAAACTCTTCGGAAGGCCATGAAAGGCCTGG GCACCGATGAGGAGAGCATCTTGACTCTGTTGACATCCCGAAGCAATGCTCAACGTCAGGAAATCGCCACAGCTTTTAAAACTCTGTTTGGCAGG GATCTTCTGGATGACCTGAAATCAGAACTGACtgggaaatttgaaaaattaatcgTGGCTCTGATGAAACCCTCTCGGCTTTATGATGCCTATGAACTAAAGCATGCTCTTAAG GGAGCTGGGACAAATGAAAAGGTACTGACAGAAATTATTGCTTCGAGGACACCTGAAGAACTGagagccataaaacaagtctatGAAGAAG AATATGGCTCAAGCCTGGAAGATGACGTGGTTGGGGATACATCAGGGTACTACCAGAGGATGTTGGTGGTTCTCCTTCAG GCTAATAGAGACCCTGATGCTAGAATTGATGAAGCGCAAGTTGAACAAGATGCTCAG GCTTTGTTTCAAGCTGGAGAACTGAAATGGGGGACAGATGAAGAAAAGTTTATCACCATCTTTGGAACACGAAGTGTGTCTCATTTGAGAAGgg tGTTTGATAAATACATGACTATATCAGGATTCCAAATTGAGGAAACTATTGACCGAGAGACTTCTGGTAATTTGGAGCAACTACTCCTTGCTGTTG tgaaaTCTATTCGAAGCATACCTGCCTACCTTGCAGAAACCCTCTACTATGCTATGAAG GGAGCTGGGACAGATGATCATACCCTCATCAGAGTCGTGGTGTCCAGGAGCGAGATTGATTTGTTTAACATTAGGAAGGAGTTCCGGAAGAATTTTGCCACCTCTCTTTATTCCATGATTAAG GGTGATACGTCTGGGGACTATAAGAAAGCCCTCTTGCTGCTGTGTGGGGGAGAAGATGACTGA